Proteins co-encoded in one Chloroflexota bacterium genomic window:
- a CDS encoding MFS transporter: MPDPGARSAVGRSSGPRWFRWSGPSWPHAALPPLVLVVGAVMSLALLGDSLLYVALPAHAAELGLPLWAVGILLGANRIVRLATNVLAGRLFTRVGGRRPVIAAAVASAVSTAMYGLTPAFVPFVAARMIWGTCFSILRLGSFTVVLAASTAATRGRMIGVYQSVSRIGSVASLLLGSLLVEVIGYHATFILLGIATTPAILLTLLVPERAYHSAPSQASPPLHATSPAHPAATPASAHAPAHLGWRDRWLGSPRMVAVKCGMLANGFASQGVVLATLTLALSEVAGSTEGAAALGGLLVACRWGSDLLLAPWFGHLSDRIGRGRMIPCMLALEALAVFGLMLAGDRTMVIVATLAMFLTSTAMTAASDAAAGDLAPPDRRAEAMSGYADWIDIGSALGPPLAFLLAEWLGLFPSYGCTAALLLAVSGWFALTWQRAGAPAAATA; this comes from the coding sequence ATGCCCGATCCTGGCGCACGGTCAGCGGTTGGCCGTTCTTCTGGGCCACGCTGGTTCCGTTGGTCCGGCCCCTCGTGGCCGCACGCCGCCCTGCCGCCGCTGGTGCTGGTGGTGGGCGCGGTGATGTCGCTGGCGTTGCTCGGCGACTCGCTCCTCTACGTGGCGCTGCCGGCCCACGCCGCCGAGCTGGGCCTGCCGTTGTGGGCGGTCGGCATCCTCCTCGGCGCGAACCGGATCGTCCGGCTGGCGACGAACGTGCTGGCCGGGCGGCTGTTCACGCGGGTTGGCGGGCGGCGGCCGGTGATCGCGGCGGCGGTGGCCTCGGCAGTCAGCACGGCGATGTACGGGCTGACGCCGGCCTTCGTGCCGTTCGTGGCTGCCCGGATGATCTGGGGCACCTGCTTCTCGATCTTGCGGCTCGGGTCGTTCACGGTGGTGCTGGCAGCCTCGACGGCCGCCACCCGTGGCCGGATGATCGGGGTGTACCAGTCGGTGTCGCGGATCGGGTCGGTGGCGTCGCTGCTGCTCGGCAGCTTGCTGGTCGAGGTGATCGGCTACCACGCGACGTTCATCCTGCTGGGCATCGCCACCACGCCAGCGATTCTGCTGACGCTGCTGGTGCCGGAGCGGGCCTACCACTCGGCCCCGTCCCAGGCATCGCCGCCCCTCCACGCAACGTCACCCGCGCACCCGGCGGCCACTCCTGCTTCCGCGCACGCGCCCGCGCACCTGGGCTGGCGCGACCGCTGGCTCGGCAGTCCTCGGATGGTGGCCGTCAAGTGCGGCATGCTGGCGAACGGGTTCGCCTCGCAGGGCGTCGTGCTGGCGACGCTGACGCTGGCCCTCTCGGAGGTCGCCGGCTCCACGGAAGGCGCGGCGGCGCTCGGCGGCCTGCTGGTAGCCTGTCGCTGGGGATCGGACCTGCTGCTCGCGCCGTGGTTCGGCCACCTCTCGGACCGCATCGGGCGCGGGCGGATGATCCCCTGCATGCTGGCGCTGGAAGCCCTCGCCGTCTTCGGGCTGATGCTGGCGGGCGACAGGACGATGGTGATCGTGGCGACGCTCGCGATGTTCTTGACGTCCACGGCGATGACGGCTGCCAGCGACGCAGCGGCTGGCGACCTTGCGCCGCCGGACCGCCGCGCCGAGGCGATGAGCGGCTACGCCGACTGGATCGACATCGGGTCGGCGTTGGGGCCGCCGCTGGCGTTCCTGCTGGCCGAGTGGCTGGGGTTGTTCCCGAGCTACGGCTGCACGGCGGCGTTGCTGCTGGCCGTGTCCGGGTGGTTCGCCCTGACGTGGCAGCGCGCAGGAGCGCCGGCGGCAGCGACAGCATAG
- a CDS encoding iron-containing alcohol dehydrogenase, with translation MQSPWMMPARGGRPLRRHATLACMSSYAAAPLPDDLPALRQWLAARPDAAELAELPIREIVVRSNALAGLPDLLSQLDAPTRLLLIQDDRPYQRGGASLKPLVHDLLAGAGRAVTTLTLPPGREGTVLADLENVERGRAAIGGQPTTVVALGSGTVCDVAKHACFLAEREDGARTTLVLVPTAASVTAFTSSLAVLLVDGVKRTRPSRFPDVVLCDLETIAEAPAAMTRAGLGDCVARFISYGDWYLAHQLGLVDRYSETPLDLMGEDLDDVYLEHAPLVAQGTPEGLTFLVRQVLMAGLAQSIVRISTPLSGTEHVVSHLLDMGSHAWGRQTALHGAQVGVATPLAARAYELLHERFDPGRPRPTPPSPGAVETLITQTFGPLDPSGRMAAECWRDYQRKLALWTAAGRRFDALRERWDGEVGPRLRELVRPSATIRDILRLAGHALSFEELDLPIPAEQARFALGNAHLIRERFVIGDLLWWLDLAGPAFADDLLAAGRGRS, from the coding sequence ATGCAATCGCCCTGGATGATGCCAGCCCGCGGCGGCCGGCCGCTGCGGCGGCACGCTACACTCGCCTGCATGAGCAGCTACGCCGCCGCCCCTCTGCCAGACGACTTGCCCGCTCTTCGCCAGTGGCTCGCCGCCCGCCCGGACGCCGCCGAGCTTGCCGAGTTGCCGATCCGCGAGATCGTGGTGCGCTCGAACGCGCTGGCCGGTCTGCCGGATCTGCTCTCGCAACTTGACGCGCCCACGCGCCTGCTGCTGATCCAGGATGACCGGCCCTACCAGCGTGGCGGCGCGAGCCTCAAGCCGCTGGTCCACGATCTGCTGGCGGGCGCAGGCCGGGCCGTCACCACGCTGACGCTCCCGCCCGGGCGCGAGGGAACGGTCCTGGCCGACCTGGAGAACGTCGAGCGGGGCCGCGCGGCCATCGGCGGCCAGCCCACGACGGTGGTGGCGCTCGGCTCGGGGACCGTCTGCGACGTGGCGAAGCACGCCTGCTTCCTGGCCGAGCGCGAGGACGGCGCGCGGACCACCCTGGTGCTGGTCCCAACGGCGGCCTCGGTGACGGCGTTCACGTCGAGTCTCGCGGTGCTGCTGGTGGACGGCGTCAAGCGAACCCGTCCGTCACGCTTCCCTGACGTCGTCCTCTGCGACCTGGAGACCATCGCCGAAGCGCCCGCCGCCATGACCCGGGCCGGCCTGGGCGACTGTGTGGCCCGCTTCATCTCCTATGGCGACTGGTACCTGGCGCATCAGTTGGGGCTGGTGGACCGCTACAGCGAGACGCCGCTCGACCTGATGGGCGAAGACCTGGACGACGTGTACCTGGAGCATGCGCCGCTGGTGGCCCAGGGCACGCCCGAGGGGCTGACGTTCCTGGTCAGACAGGTCTTGATGGCCGGACTCGCGCAGTCCATCGTGCGGATCTCGACGCCCCTCTCCGGCACCGAGCACGTCGTCTCCCACCTGCTCGACATGGGCTCGCACGCCTGGGGCCGCCAGACGGCGCTGCACGGCGCACAGGTCGGCGTGGCGACGCCGCTGGCCGCCCGCGCCTACGAGTTGCTCCACGAGCGGTTCGACCCCGGCCGCCCCCGCCCAACGCCGCCGTCACCAGGGGCCGTCGAGACGCTCATCACCCAGACGTTCGGGCCGCTCGACCCGAGCGGACGGATGGCCGCCGAGTGCTGGCGCGACTATCAGCGCAAGCTGGCGCTCTGGACGGCGGCCGGCCGGCGCTTCGACGCCCTCCGCGAGCGCTGGGACGGCGAGGTCGGGCCGAGGCTGCGCGAGCTGGTGCGGCCGTCCGCCACCATCCGCGACATCTTACGATTGGCCGGCCACGCCCTCAGCTTCGAGGAGCTGGACCTGCCGATCCCAGCCGAGCAGGCCCGCTTCGCCCTCGGCAACGCCCACCTGATCCGCGAGCGGTTCGTGATCGGGGATCTGCTCTGGTGGCTCGACCTGGCCGGCCCAGCCTTCGCCGACGACTTGCTCGCCGCCGGCAGAGGCCGTTCGTAG
- a CDS encoding MFS transporter — MANPMVLGRVSMPAAFRIPGFAGLWVSGSLASFSRVVIQIALSWITLEVTGSPFMVGVVGAARMAPQLVFGIPAGALADSMDRRLMIVLANGSCVGLLLASIALALGGLLSAPMLILMSALFGIVDTVRMSASQAYAYDLVRSTRATSGMALSNLGGQLFSMLGGLAGGYALAGLGGPVTLAGVAVAVLVAIAALYLGGAAAPVEKVVRDGAPAEGRPAGRRTGVDLRRALTLVTRKPILAILALSIILAEIFGFATQTLLPTFARDVFEVGAAGLGVMMATRAAGGSLGLLVLSRLGAEGRSGVIFVSTAGLFGLALLLFTLSPTYELALVLLAISGFGASVMDTLGQTLLQRNADERERGAAMGLWVFSVGFGPVGHLALGAGADAFGAPATQAVSGVMLMIVAAGMALHAPLRRAR, encoded by the coding sequence GTGGCAAACCCGATGGTGCTGGGGCGTGTGTCGATGCCCGCCGCCTTTCGCATCCCCGGCTTTGCCGGCCTGTGGGTCAGCGGATCGCTGGCCTCGTTCTCGCGCGTCGTCATCCAGATCGCGCTGAGCTGGATCACCCTGGAGGTGACCGGCTCGCCGTTCATGGTGGGCGTGGTGGGGGCGGCGCGCATGGCCCCGCAACTGGTGTTCGGGATCCCGGCCGGGGCGCTCGCCGACTCGATGGACCGCCGCTTGATGATCGTGCTGGCCAATGGCTCGTGCGTCGGGTTGCTGCTGGCGAGCATCGCGCTGGCCCTGGGCGGCCTGCTCTCCGCCCCGATGCTGATCCTGATGAGTGCGCTGTTCGGCATCGTGGACACCGTGCGGATGTCGGCCTCGCAGGCGTACGCCTACGACCTCGTGCGGAGCACCCGCGCCACCAGTGGCATGGCCCTCTCCAACCTGGGCGGCCAGTTGTTCAGCATGCTGGGCGGGCTGGCCGGCGGGTACGCGCTGGCCGGGCTTGGCGGGCCGGTCACGCTGGCCGGGGTGGCCGTGGCCGTGCTGGTGGCGATAGCGGCGCTGTACCTGGGGGGCGCGGCTGCCCCGGTCGAGAAGGTTGTTCGGGACGGGGCGCCCGCCGAGGGCCGACCGGCTGGCCGGCGCACCGGGGTCGATCTGCGGCGCGCCCTGACGCTCGTCACTCGCAAGCCGATCCTCGCGATCCTGGCGCTCAGCATCATCCTGGCGGAGATCTTCGGGTTCGCCACCCAGACGCTGCTGCCGACCTTCGCCCGGGACGTGTTCGAGGTGGGCGCGGCCGGCCTCGGCGTGATGATGGCGACGCGTGCGGCGGGTGGTTCGCTGGGTCTGCTGGTGCTCTCGCGCCTGGGCGCGGAGGGGCGCTCGGGGGTGATCTTCGTCAGCACGGCCGGCCTGTTCGGGCTGGCGCTGCTGCTGTTCACCCTCAGCCCAACCTACGAGCTGGCCCTGGTGCTGCTGGCGATCTCCGGCTTCGGAGCGTCGGTGATGGACACCCTGGGGCAGACGCTGCTCCAGCGCAACGCCGACGAGCGCGAGCGCGGCGCAGCGATGGGCCTCTGGGTCTTCAGCGTCGGGTTCGGGCCGGTCGGGCACCTGGCGCTGGGCGCGGGGGCCGACGCCTTCGGCGCGCCGGCCACCCAGGCCGTCAGCGGGGTGATGCTGATGATCGTCGCCGCTGGCATGGCGCTGCACGCCCCGCTGCGTCGCGCACGGTGA
- a CDS encoding ubiquinone/menaquinone biosynthesis methyltransferase translates to MTVASSSPAQTSPILPTPSGPRPPEHRARVAAMFGRIAERYDLMNTLMTGGQDALWRRLAVRHARPPRNGRALDVGTGTAKLALALARAMPDGRVVGVDVAEPMLRQALPAAGPDEAATRVSLALADALALPFEDNTFDCATTAFMIRNVSDVQAAFRELRRVVRPGGRVVCLELTQPRMRLWGPLFSIYFGKVVPLIGTLVAGDSGAYTYLPESVAAFLRPEGVAAAMAHGGLRQIRWRRLGFGSVTLHIGTV, encoded by the coding sequence ATGACTGTCGCGTCAAGCTCGCCGGCCCAGACCTCCCCGATCCTGCCGACCCCGAGCGGCCCCCGTCCGCCGGAGCACCGCGCCCGGGTGGCCGCCATGTTCGGGCGGATCGCCGAGCGGTACGACCTGATGAACACGCTGATGACCGGGGGGCAGGACGCCCTCTGGCGACGGCTGGCCGTGCGCCACGCTCGCCCGCCGCGCAACGGCCGGGCGCTGGATGTGGGCACGGGCACGGCCAAACTGGCGCTGGCGCTGGCCCGGGCCATGCCCGACGGGCGCGTGGTGGGGGTGGATGTGGCCGAACCGATGCTGCGGCAGGCGCTCCCCGCGGCCGGTCCGGACGAGGCGGCCACTCGCGTCAGCCTGGCCCTGGCCGACGCCCTGGCATTGCCCTTCGAGGACAACACGTTTGACTGCGCCACGACGGCGTTCATGATCCGCAACGTCTCGGACGTGCAGGCGGCGTTCCGGGAGCTTCGGCGGGTGGTCCGTCCGGGCGGCCGGGTGGTCTGCCTGGAGCTGACGCAGCCGCGAATGCGGTTGTGGGGACCACTGTTCTCGATCTATTTCGGGAAGGTGGTCCCGCTGATCGGCACGCTGGTGGCCGGTGATTCCGGCGCATATACGTATCTGCCAGAGTCAGTTGCTGCGTTTTTGCGACCGGAGGGTGTTGCCGCCGCGATGGCGCACGGGGGTCTCCGACAGATTCGCTGGCGGCGACTCGGTTTCGGGTCGGTAACATTGCATATTGGAACGGTGTAA
- a CDS encoding 1,4-dihydroxy-2-naphthoate polyprenyltransferase: MQADHLASRPGPLQTWVLAARPPTLPAAIVPVLVGTAAAWAAGHFRFGPFLGALAASLLIQVGTNFANDYFDFRKGADTAERLGPVRITQSGLVPPETVKRATMLVFGLAALIGVYLSIVGGLPILVIGLCSIAAGILYTGGPFPLAYNGLGDITVFIFFGLVAVLGTYFLQTGALTSLALLYALPVAALVTAILVVNNLRDIPTDRRTGKYTLAVRIGPAGARAEYLLLVVGAYLVPVVAWGLLGGSLWLLLPWLTAPLAVMLARTVLTQEGRPLNVALAGTGRLHLLFGLLWTVGIIL; the protein is encoded by the coding sequence ATGCAGGCCGACCACCTCGCCAGCCGGCCCGGCCCGCTCCAGACCTGGGTGCTGGCCGCCCGCCCGCCAACGCTGCCAGCCGCCATCGTGCCGGTGCTGGTGGGGACCGCCGCCGCCTGGGCCGCCGGCCACTTCCGCTTCGGGCCGTTTCTCGGGGCGCTGGCAGCCTCGCTGCTGATCCAGGTCGGCACCAACTTCGCCAACGACTACTTCGACTTCCGCAAGGGCGCTGACACGGCCGAGCGGCTTGGCCCGGTCCGGATCACCCAGAGCGGTCTGGTCCCGCCGGAGACGGTCAAGCGCGCCACGATGCTGGTCTTCGGGCTGGCGGCGCTGATCGGAGTCTACCTGTCCATCGTCGGCGGCCTGCCGATCCTCGTCATCGGGCTGTGCTCCATCGCGGCGGGCATCCTCTACACCGGCGGCCCGTTCCCGCTGGCCTACAACGGCCTGGGAGACATCACCGTCTTCATCTTCTTCGGGCTGGTAGCCGTGCTGGGGACGTACTTCCTGCAGACCGGCGCGCTGACTTCGCTGGCCCTGCTCTACGCGCTGCCCGTCGCGGCGCTGGTGACGGCGATCCTCGTCGTCAACAACCTGCGAGACATCCCCACCGACCGCCGAACGGGCAAGTACACGCTGGCGGTGCGGATCGGCCCGGCTGGTGCGCGCGCGGAGTACCTGCTCCTGGTCGTCGGCGCGTACCTCGTGCCGGTCGTCGCGTGGGGTCTGCTCGGCGGCTCGCTCTGGCTGCTGCTGCCCTGGCTGACGGCACCGCTCGCCGTCATGCTGGCGCGCACGGTACTGACCCAGGAAGGCCGCCCGCTCAACGTTGCCCTGGCGGGGACGGGCCGCCTCCACTTGCTGTTCGGTCTGCTCTGGACCGTGGGAATCATCCTATGA